The following proteins come from a genomic window of Synechococcus sp. NB0720_010:
- a CDS encoding TldD/PmbA family protein yields the protein MSQTNQSLNAEQLRSQLEGIAQQHGIRQWDLGAACSTDTSVQVDRGEPKQLKGAQRSSITIRVWNSEGLVGTTSTSDLSQSGLERALSGARDAAAFGNAEETPAFSPLATAPLTALDQPLHQPQGILKLLEQLKAAEHDLLGRHQAISTVPYNGLAERSSERIYLNSDGACRQQQLTTASIYLYARAEESGRKPRSSGAVRLAYGASDLDIAGCIDEAAERTISHLDYAPVETGRYTCVLSPEAFLDLIGAFSNLFNARSVLDGVSLSQKDSIGQSLAVPFLSIDDNGLHPGNIGASNFDGEGTPTRKLSLLEGGVLKNFLHSEATARAFGVTPTGHAGLGAKVSVGPDWFEIGPTPGSSGGQSGLDRFKADQPIIWIDSLSALHAGVKASQGSFSLPFDGWLIKGGEARSIDAATVAGDIRQVLNAIVGFEGEAKVTPDGLCPMVWVEGLSITGEA from the coding sequence ATGAGCCAGACCAACCAAAGCCTCAACGCCGAACAGCTGCGCAGCCAGCTCGAGGGAATCGCCCAGCAGCACGGCATCCGCCAGTGGGACCTCGGCGCGGCCTGCAGCACCGACACCTCCGTGCAGGTCGACCGCGGCGAACCCAAGCAACTCAAGGGGGCCCAGCGCAGTTCGATCACGATCCGTGTCTGGAACAGTGAAGGGCTGGTCGGCACCACCAGCACCTCGGACCTCTCGCAAAGCGGACTGGAGAGGGCCCTCTCCGGTGCCCGGGATGCCGCGGCATTCGGGAATGCCGAAGAGACGCCTGCCTTCTCACCCCTGGCCACAGCACCGCTGACGGCCCTGGATCAACCGCTGCATCAGCCCCAGGGCATCCTCAAGTTGCTCGAGCAGCTCAAGGCCGCAGAGCATGATCTGCTCGGACGCCACCAGGCGATCAGCACCGTTCCCTACAACGGTCTGGCCGAGCGCAGCAGCGAACGGATTTACCTCAACAGCGATGGGGCCTGCCGTCAGCAGCAGCTGACCACCGCCAGCATCTACCTCTACGCCCGGGCCGAGGAGAGCGGCCGCAAACCGCGCAGTTCCGGTGCCGTACGCCTGGCCTACGGCGCCTCAGACCTCGACATTGCCGGCTGCATTGACGAGGCCGCCGAGCGCACCATCAGCCACCTGGATTACGCCCCGGTGGAGACCGGCCGTTACACCTGTGTGCTCAGTCCCGAGGCCTTCCTCGATCTGATCGGCGCCTTCAGCAACCTCTTCAATGCCCGTTCGGTGCTGGACGGGGTCAGCCTCAGCCAGAAGGACTCCATCGGCCAGAGCCTGGCGGTGCCCTTCCTTTCGATCGACGACAACGGCCTGCACCCCGGCAACATTGGCGCCTCCAACTTCGATGGAGAGGGAACGCCCACCCGCAAGCTGTCGCTGCTGGAGGGGGGCGTGCTGAAGAACTTCCTGCACTCCGAGGCCACGGCCCGGGCCTTTGGGGTGACCCCCACCGGCCACGCCGGTCTCGGGGCCAAGGTGTCTGTCGGTCCCGACTGGTTTGAGATTGGCCCCACCCCCGGCAGCAGCGGCGGCCAAAGCGGTCTCGATCGGTTCAAGGCCGATCAGCCAATCATCTGGATTGACTCCCTCTCCGCCCTGCATGCCGGGGTCAAGGCCAGCCAAGGCTCCTTCTCCCTGCCCTTCGACGGCTGGTTGATCAAGGGCGGCGAAGCCCGCTCGATCGATGCCGCCACCGTGGCCGGCGATATCCGCCAGGTGCTCAACGCGATTGTCGGCTTCGAGGGCGAGGCCAAGGTCACCCCCGACGGGCTCTGCCCGATGGTCTGGGTGGAGGGTCTCTCGATAACCGGCGAGGCCTAA
- the fmt gene encoding methionyl-tRNA formyltransferase, protein MRILFWGTPAYAAVSLDALVNAGHELVGVVTQPDRRRGRGKALVPSPVKARAMELGIPVFTPERIRKDPECQQQLAELGADVYVVVAFGQILPREVLQQPPLGCWNGHGSLLPRWRGAGPIQWSLIEGDAETGVGIMAMEEGLDTGPVLLERAISIGLREDAHQLAERLAQLTGELLIEALPQIEAAGPGPEQERLQRLGVRVQPEEGMTYARMLAKEDFQIDWSGSALAIHRKVMGLYPGASSSWKGKRLKVLSTEPLIKRLTAELSPEAKALAERWGLNPGEGSSHTPGTVLECIDSTGLVVASSGCPLLIREAQLEGKSASHGTQLLQQLGAVPGDRLGD, encoded by the coding sequence ATGCGGATCCTCTTTTGGGGTACCCCGGCCTACGCCGCCGTCAGCCTCGACGCCTTGGTCAACGCGGGACATGAGCTGGTGGGTGTCGTCACCCAACCGGACCGCAGGCGCGGGCGCGGCAAGGCACTGGTGCCCTCCCCCGTGAAGGCCAGGGCCATGGAACTCGGCATCCCAGTGTTCACGCCGGAGCGGATCCGCAAGGACCCTGAATGTCAACAACAACTCGCCGAACTGGGGGCCGATGTCTACGTCGTGGTTGCCTTTGGCCAAATCCTGCCGCGTGAGGTGCTGCAGCAACCACCCCTGGGCTGCTGGAACGGCCATGGCTCACTGCTCCCCCGCTGGCGCGGCGCAGGCCCGATCCAATGGAGCCTGATCGAAGGCGACGCTGAAACCGGCGTCGGGATCATGGCGATGGAGGAGGGGCTCGACACCGGACCGGTACTTCTGGAGCGCGCCATTTCCATCGGCCTACGGGAGGACGCTCACCAGCTGGCCGAACGACTGGCCCAGCTCACGGGCGAGCTCCTGATCGAGGCCCTGCCCCAGATCGAAGCCGCTGGACCCGGCCCAGAACAGGAACGCCTGCAGCGGCTGGGCGTGCGGGTCCAGCCGGAGGAGGGCATGACCTACGCCCGGATGCTGGCCAAAGAGGATTTCCAGATCGATTGGTCCGGCTCAGCCCTGGCCATCCACCGCAAGGTGATGGGGCTCTACCCCGGCGCCAGCAGCAGTTGGAAGGGCAAACGCCTGAAGGTGCTCTCCACTGAACCCCTGATCAAACGTCTCACCGCTGAACTCAGCCCGGAGGCCAAAGCCTTGGCCGAACGCTGGGGGCTGAATCCAGGCGAGGGGTCCAGCCACACCCCCGGGACCGTGCTGGAGTGCATCGACTCCACCGGACTGGTGGTGGCCAGCTCCGGCTGCCCCCTGCTGATTCGCGAGGCCCAGCTGGAGGGAAAGAGCGCCAGCCACGGCACCCAGCTGCTGCAACAACTCGGCGCGGTGCCGGGCGACCGCCTGGGGGACTAG
- a CDS encoding J domain-containing protein, with amino-acid sequence MGFDPRRWSAEPRPQQRVTSNVDALLQENEALRSEVRQLRRQLEHLRQRPEPSRHHWRPPQALVSSAQVERWGAALAEQKGWAVLRQSGLEELIEQLNRSSFLPQLNLQQRLDHLVPGLGRDLYAATASPLNKKRCAVLAAFALYGVSAIEWLDDDPQRVVLEMRQRQRTSNRRTRTDQRRTDRQHQSTDQGRDPRRVVALSVLGLEWGASKQAIKQAHRRLVKQHHPDVGGTAEAFRRVNDAYQFLVA; translated from the coding sequence GTGGGCTTTGATCCCAGGCGCTGGTCCGCAGAGCCGCGCCCGCAGCAGCGGGTCACAAGCAATGTGGACGCGCTGCTCCAAGAGAACGAAGCACTGCGGAGTGAGGTGCGTCAGCTGCGCCGGCAGTTGGAGCACCTACGCCAGCGACCGGAACCCAGCCGCCACCATTGGCGGCCACCCCAAGCGCTGGTGTCCTCTGCTCAGGTGGAGCGCTGGGGTGCAGCCCTGGCGGAGCAGAAGGGCTGGGCCGTTCTGCGCCAAAGCGGCCTGGAGGAGCTGATTGAGCAGCTCAACCGCAGCAGCTTTCTGCCGCAGTTGAACCTTCAGCAGCGCCTTGACCATCTGGTGCCGGGTCTGGGACGGGATCTCTATGCGGCGACGGCCAGCCCGCTCAACAAAAAGCGCTGCGCCGTCCTCGCAGCCTTTGCCCTCTACGGCGTCAGCGCGATCGAATGGCTCGACGACGACCCCCAGCGGGTTGTGCTGGAAATGCGCCAGCGGCAGAGGACCAGCAACCGCAGGACGCGCACTGACCAGCGCCGTACGGACCGCCAGCACCAGTCCACCGATCAGGGACGGGACCCGCGCCGCGTGGTGGCCCTCTCGGTGCTGGGGTTGGAGTGGGGTGCCTCCAAACAGGCGATCAAGCAGGCCCACCGCCGGCTGGTGAAACAGCACCACCCCGATGTGGGCGGAACCGCGGAGGCGTTTCGCCGGGTGAACGACGCCTATCAGTTCCTGGTGGCCTAG
- a CDS encoding DEAD/DEAH box helicase translates to MLPPVDEEQLAESPFTALGLGRPIVEAVLQKGYSQPSSIQQQCIPAVLAGRDVMAAAQTGTGKTAGFTLPMLERLRHGPHARGRIVRSLVLTPTRELAAQVADNVKAYSRHLDLRSDVVFGGVKINPQITRLQAGADVLVATPGRLMDLVQQGAISLDRVEILVLDEADRMLDMGFIRDIQKILRLLPAKRQNLLFSATFETSIRRLATGLLHEPVQLQVTPENRTAATVEHILHPCDMARKPDLLCHLIASNDWQQVLVFSRTKHGANRVADRLSAEGMAAAAIHGNKSQGARTRALAGFKSGELRVLVATDIAARGIDIHQLPHVVNLDLPNQAEDYVHRIGRTGRAGHSGHAVSLVAAEEHELLRAIERLTGKKLPKQEIPGFEPTVLSAPPLDLSGGRGRSSRGGGGNRGVGNRGGVSRSGRPAARSSSRRP, encoded by the coding sequence GTGCTGCCGCCCGTGGATGAAGAGCAGCTGGCGGAGTCCCCGTTTACGGCCCTTGGGCTCGGGCGTCCGATCGTTGAGGCCGTTCTGCAGAAGGGCTACAGCCAGCCCTCCTCCATTCAGCAGCAATGCATCCCGGCGGTTCTGGCGGGCCGCGATGTGATGGCAGCGGCCCAGACCGGCACCGGTAAAACCGCCGGTTTCACCCTGCCAATGCTGGAGCGCCTGCGCCATGGGCCCCACGCCCGCGGGCGAATTGTTCGTTCGTTGGTGCTGACCCCCACCCGCGAGCTGGCGGCCCAGGTGGCCGACAACGTCAAGGCCTACTCCAGGCACCTGGACCTGCGCAGCGATGTGGTCTTTGGCGGGGTCAAGATCAACCCTCAGATCACCAGGCTGCAGGCTGGCGCCGATGTGTTGGTGGCCACGCCGGGCCGCCTGATGGACCTGGTGCAGCAGGGGGCGATCAGCCTGGATCGCGTCGAGATCCTGGTGCTGGATGAAGCGGATCGGATGCTCGACATGGGCTTCATCCGCGACATCCAAAAAATCCTGCGGCTGCTGCCGGCAAAGCGCCAAAACCTGCTGTTCTCGGCCACCTTCGAGACCTCGATTCGTCGCTTGGCGACGGGTCTGCTCCATGAGCCCGTCCAGCTTCAGGTCACCCCCGAAAACCGCACGGCGGCAACGGTTGAGCACATCCTTCACCCTTGCGATATGGCGCGCAAGCCGGATTTGCTCTGCCATCTGATCGCCAGCAATGACTGGCAGCAGGTGCTGGTCTTCTCCCGCACCAAGCATGGTGCGAATCGCGTCGCCGACAGGCTCAGTGCCGAAGGCATGGCGGCGGCGGCGATCCATGGGAACAAGAGCCAAGGGGCCCGCACCCGTGCCCTGGCGGGGTTCAAGAGCGGCGAGCTGCGGGTGTTGGTCGCCACCGACATCGCCGCCCGCGGCATTGACATTCATCAGCTGCCCCATGTGGTGAATCTCGATCTGCCGAACCAGGCCGAGGACTACGTCCACCGCATCGGCCGCACCGGCCGGGCGGGCCACAGCGGCCATGCCGTCTCCCTGGTGGCCGCTGAAGAGCATGAGCTGCTGCGGGCGATTGAACGCCTGACGGGCAAAAAGCTGCCCAAGCAGGAGATCCCGGGCTTTGAGCCCACGGTGCTCTCGGCTCCCCCGCTGGATCTGAGCGGCGGGCGCGGCCGCTCGAGCCGTGGTGGTGGTGGCAACCGCGGTGTTGGCAATCGCGGCGGTGTCAGCCGCAGCGGACGTCCCGCGGCACGCTCCTCCTCCCGCCGCCCTTGA
- a CDS encoding DUF6464 family protein, producing MRVELRQAGSNQLIDRLELEEVPQPGRWLELPERTYLVLQRHHRYQLRGGRYELSSIALQVKAQRRPADARWWQGQWVIGDPSCQFNARSPLLRCAVLPAGPCERCAHHSLRGEG from the coding sequence ATGCGCGTTGAACTGCGGCAGGCCGGCAGCAACCAACTGATCGACCGTCTCGAGCTCGAGGAGGTGCCCCAACCCGGGCGCTGGCTTGAGCTCCCCGAGCGGACTTATCTGGTGCTGCAGCGCCACCACCGCTACCAGCTGCGCGGCGGGCGCTACGAGCTCAGCTCCATTGCCCTCCAGGTCAAGGCCCAGCGCCGCCCTGCGGATGCGCGCTGGTGGCAGGGGCAATGGGTCATCGGTGACCCCAGTTGTCAGTTCAATGCCCGCTCACCGCTTCTGCGTTGCGCGGTGCTGCCGGCGGGTCCCTGTGAGCGCTGCGCCCACCACAGCCTGCGCGGCGAGGGCTAA
- a CDS encoding DUF475 domain-containing protein, giving the protein MEAESIPSLSPLIQSADQWGELLLLLPLLVALEAVLSADNAIALAAISRRLHDPKLQGQALNLGLGLALVFRLILIAAAQWVLDFWPLQLLAAGYLLWLCVTNLRSSEAETGDPELSDDSAADGAVKGLSGVVVTLALTDLAFSLDSVAAAVAVSDNLLLVMIGGVLGVVALRLTSGLFIRWLEVYRHLEAAGYLAVGLVGIRLLLRLVAPQVVPPEWGLLAVVALLFAWGFSQRVPEEAEG; this is encoded by the coding sequence ATGGAAGCGGAGTCAATTCCATCCCTATCGCCACTGATCCAATCGGCGGATCAGTGGGGTGAGCTGCTGTTGCTGCTGCCGTTGCTCGTGGCCCTTGAGGCGGTGCTCTCCGCCGATAACGCCATTGCCCTAGCGGCGATCTCAAGGCGGCTGCACGATCCGAAGCTCCAGGGCCAGGCCCTGAACCTGGGATTGGGGCTGGCCCTGGTCTTCCGGCTGATCTTGATTGCGGCCGCCCAATGGGTGCTGGACTTCTGGCCGCTGCAGCTGCTGGCGGCGGGCTATCTGCTGTGGCTCTGTGTCACCAACTTGAGGTCCAGCGAGGCTGAAACAGGGGATCCAGAGCTCAGCGATGACTCCGCAGCAGATGGAGCGGTCAAGGGGCTCTCGGGGGTGGTGGTCACCCTGGCCCTGACGGATTTGGCCTTCTCCCTCGACAGCGTGGCGGCGGCGGTGGCCGTGAGCGACAACCTGCTGTTGGTGATGATCGGCGGAGTGCTCGGGGTGGTGGCCCTGCGGCTGACCTCCGGGCTGTTTATCCGTTGGCTTGAGGTCTATCGCCACCTCGAAGCGGCTGGTTATCTGGCTGTTGGCCTTGTGGGGATCCGTTTGCTGCTGCGTCTGGTGGCGCCGCAGGTGGTTCCTCCGGAATGGGGGCTTTTGGCGGTCGTGGCCCTGCTGTTTGCCTGGGGCTTCTCCCAGCGCGTCCCTGAGGAGGCCGAGGGTTAG
- the mfd gene encoding transcription-repair coupling factor — MPLSALVRQLQQVALSGEVLQRCNRDERLRLSSAGRGARALISSVLAGCAEAPLLVVVPTLEEAGRWAALLELMGWSSAQLYPTSEGSPYEPFDPTSEITWGQLQVLSELLDAKGRCAIVATERALQPHLPPPPALQAQCLSLRKGDEFELEALGETLTRLGYERVTSIEQEGSWSRRGDIVDVFPVSAELPVRLEFFGEELEKLREFDPASQRSLDPIEVVRLTPSGYGPLIADALREGMPEGLDQLLSPEASEQLLEGGTPEGMRRLMGLAWSEPASLLDYLPEGTLIAIDERRHCLSHGQQWFDHAIEHHAEVCAELGVELPAVLHRRPEEALAAAERFQGFDLAELQESDNHPNNFDLSSRAVPAYPNQFGKLAELIKGFQKEKTRVWLLSAQPSRAVALLEEHDCISRFVPNPADHPAIDRLIEQNTPVALKTKGTAELEGLQLPAWKLALITDREFFGQHSLAASGYVRRRRKAASRTVDPNKMRPGDFVVHRNHGIGKFLKLEKLAIGSEARDYLVVQYADGLLRVAADQLGSLGRYRATSDSPPDLNRMGGTAWNKAKERARKAVRKVALDLVKLYAERHKAPGFAFPVDGPWQNELEDSFPYEPTPDQVKAIADVKRDMEQPQPMDRLVCGDVGFGKTEVAIRAIFKAVTAGKQVAMLAPTTVLAQQHWRSLSERFAPYPIKVSLLNRFRTSSERKVIQEGLGEGTVDVVVGTHQLLGKGTQFKELGLLVVDEEQRFGVNQKEKIKALRKDVDVLTLSATPIPRTLYMSLSGVREMSLITTPPPLRRPIKTHLAALDEEAVRSAIRQELDRGGQIFYVVPRVEGIEEVAEGLRQMIPGLRLLVAHGQMAEGELESAMVAFNAGEADLMLCTTIVESGLDIPRVNTILIEDAHKFGLAQLYQLRGRVGRSGIQAHAWLFYPGDASLSDAARQRLRAIQEFAQLGSGYQLAMRDMEIRGVGNLLGVEQSGQMETIGFDLYMEMLQESLAEIQGQDIPAVDDTQIDLQLTAFIPGDWISDNDEKMAAYRAAADCVSPDGLLQLAADWVDRYGAIPAPVISLLQLMELKLLAKRCGFSRIKPEKPNIALETPMEEPAFRLLRQGLPQHLHGRLVYQAGSGSTAKVLARGLGVLPMEKQVEELMNWLKQMAEQIPGADGLTDAQRAEQLKAKNEAVLAV, encoded by the coding sequence ATGCCCCTCTCCGCCCTGGTGCGCCAACTGCAGCAGGTGGCCCTCAGTGGAGAGGTTCTGCAGCGGTGCAACAGGGATGAGCGCCTGCGGCTCTCCAGTGCGGGACGCGGCGCCCGGGCCCTGATCAGCAGCGTCCTGGCGGGCTGCGCCGAGGCGCCGCTGCTGGTGGTCGTGCCCACCCTGGAGGAGGCCGGACGCTGGGCTGCCCTGCTGGAGCTGATGGGCTGGAGCAGCGCCCAGCTCTACCCCACCAGCGAGGGCAGCCCCTACGAGCCCTTCGATCCCACCAGCGAGATCACCTGGGGACAACTACAGGTGCTCAGCGAGCTGCTGGATGCCAAGGGCCGCTGCGCCATCGTCGCCACCGAGCGCGCCCTGCAGCCCCACCTGCCGCCGCCGCCGGCCCTGCAGGCCCAGTGCCTCAGCCTGCGCAAAGGGGATGAATTTGAGCTCGAGGCCCTCGGAGAAACCCTCACCCGCCTGGGCTATGAGCGGGTCACCAGCATCGAGCAGGAGGGCAGCTGGAGCCGCCGCGGCGACATCGTCGACGTCTTCCCGGTCAGCGCCGAACTCCCCGTTCGTCTCGAGTTTTTCGGTGAGGAGCTGGAGAAGCTGCGGGAATTCGATCCCGCCAGCCAGCGCTCCCTCGATCCCATCGAGGTGGTGCGGCTCACCCCCAGCGGCTACGGCCCCCTAATTGCCGATGCCCTGCGCGAGGGCATGCCCGAGGGTCTCGATCAGCTGCTCAGCCCCGAGGCCAGCGAACAACTGCTGGAGGGCGGAACGCCGGAGGGGATGCGGCGGCTGATGGGTCTGGCCTGGAGCGAGCCGGCCTCCCTGCTGGATTACCTGCCCGAAGGCACGCTGATCGCCATCGATGAGCGGCGCCACTGCCTCTCCCACGGCCAGCAGTGGTTCGACCACGCCATCGAGCACCACGCTGAGGTCTGCGCTGAACTCGGCGTCGAGCTACCGGCCGTGCTGCACCGCAGGCCCGAAGAGGCCCTGGCCGCTGCAGAGCGCTTCCAGGGCTTTGACCTGGCGGAACTCCAGGAGAGCGACAACCACCCCAACAATTTCGATCTCTCCAGCCGGGCCGTTCCCGCCTACCCCAACCAATTCGGCAAGCTCGCCGAATTAATCAAAGGCTTCCAGAAGGAGAAGACCCGGGTCTGGCTGCTCTCGGCCCAGCCCAGCCGGGCCGTGGCCCTGCTGGAGGAGCACGACTGCATCAGCCGCTTCGTCCCCAACCCGGCGGATCACCCGGCGATTGATCGGCTGATCGAGCAGAACACCCCCGTCGCCCTCAAGACCAAGGGCACCGCTGAACTCGAGGGTCTGCAGTTGCCGGCCTGGAAGCTGGCGCTGATCACCGACCGGGAGTTCTTCGGCCAGCACTCCCTGGCGGCCAGCGGCTACGTGCGCCGCCGGCGCAAGGCCGCTAGCCGCACGGTCGATCCCAACAAGATGCGCCCGGGCGACTTCGTGGTGCACCGCAACCACGGCATCGGCAAATTCCTGAAGCTCGAGAAGCTCGCGATTGGCAGCGAAGCCCGCGACTACCTCGTTGTTCAGTACGCCGATGGCCTGCTGCGGGTCGCCGCCGACCAGCTGGGCAGCCTCGGGCGCTACCGGGCCACCAGTGACAGCCCCCCGGACCTCAACCGGATGGGCGGAACCGCGTGGAACAAAGCCAAGGAGCGGGCGCGCAAGGCCGTCCGCAAGGTCGCCCTCGATCTGGTCAAGCTCTACGCCGAACGGCACAAGGCTCCGGGCTTCGCCTTCCCGGTGGATGGCCCCTGGCAGAACGAACTCGAGGACTCCTTCCCCTACGAGCCCACGCCCGATCAGGTCAAGGCGATTGCCGATGTCAAACGGGACATGGAGCAGCCCCAGCCGATGGACCGCCTGGTCTGTGGTGATGTGGGCTTCGGCAAAACCGAAGTCGCCATCCGCGCGATCTTCAAGGCCGTCACCGCCGGCAAGCAGGTGGCAATGCTCGCCCCTACAACCGTTCTGGCCCAGCAGCACTGGCGCTCGCTCTCGGAGCGCTTTGCGCCTTATCCCATCAAGGTCAGCCTGCTCAACCGCTTCCGCACCAGCAGCGAGCGCAAGGTGATCCAAGAGGGCCTGGGCGAAGGCACCGTCGACGTGGTCGTCGGCACCCACCAACTGCTGGGCAAGGGCACCCAGTTCAAGGAGCTGGGCCTGCTCGTGGTGGATGAGGAGCAGCGCTTTGGCGTCAACCAAAAGGAAAAGATCAAGGCCCTGCGCAAGGACGTCGACGTCCTGACCCTCTCGGCAACCCCGATCCCGCGAACGCTCTACATGAGCCTCTCAGGGGTGCGGGAGATGAGCCTGATCACCACGCCACCGCCGTTGCGCCGGCCGATCAAAACCCACCTGGCGGCCCTCGATGAGGAAGCGGTTCGCAGTGCGATCCGCCAGGAACTTGATCGCGGCGGCCAGATCTTCTACGTCGTCCCCCGGGTCGAGGGCATCGAAGAGGTGGCCGAAGGGCTTCGGCAGATGATTCCCGGCCTACGGCTCCTGGTCGCCCACGGTCAGATGGCCGAAGGCGAACTGGAGAGCGCCATGGTGGCCTTCAACGCCGGCGAGGCCGACCTGATGCTCTGCACGACGATCGTGGAGAGCGGCCTGGACATTCCCCGGGTCAACACGATCCTGATCGAGGACGCCCATAAATTCGGCCTAGCCCAGCTCTACCAACTGCGCGGTCGCGTCGGCCGCAGCGGCATCCAGGCCCACGCCTGGTTGTTCTATCCAGGTGACGCCTCGCTGAGCGATGCGGCACGTCAGCGTCTGCGCGCGATTCAGGAATTTGCCCAACTGGGGAGTGGCTACCAACTGGCCATGCGCGACATGGAGATCCGCGGCGTCGGCAACCTGCTCGGGGTGGAGCAAAGCGGCCAGATGGAGACCATCGGCTTTGACCTCTACATGGAGATGCTCCAGGAATCCCTGGCCGAGATCCAAGGCCAGGACATCCCCGCCGTGGACGACACCCAGATCGATCTGCAGCTCACCGCATTCATCCCCGGCGACTGGATCAGCGACAACGACGAGAAGATGGCGGCCTACCGCGCCGCGGCCGACTGCGTCAGCCCAGATGGCCTGCTGCAACTGGCTGCCGACTGGGTGGATCGCTATGGCGCCATCCCGGCGCCGGTCATCTCGCTGCTGCAGCTGATGGAGCTGAAGCTGCTCGCCAAACGCTGCGGCTTCTCACGGATCAAACCTGAGAAACCCAACATCGCCTTGGAGACCCCGATGGAGGAGCCAGCCTTCCGGCTGCTGCGCCAGGGATTACCCCAACACCTGCACGGCAGGCTCGTCTACCAGGCCGGTTCCGGCAGCACCGCCAAGGTCCTGGCACGGGGTCTGGGGGTCCTGCCCATGGAGAAACAGGTGGAGGAGCTGATGAACTGGCTCAAGCAAATGGCCGAGCAGATCCCCGGCGCCGATGGCCTGACCGATGCCCAACGGGCTGAACAGCTGAAGGCCAAGAACGAAGCCGTGCTGGCGGTTTAG
- a CDS encoding S41 family peptidase, which translates to MTQPRGLLLVLAGAGAVGAICLPPLLMPSSASLVSDSPKEVIDQTWQIVFRDYLDTNGKYTTDKWKDLRRQVLSKSYGSTKESYEAIRGMLATLDDPYTRFLDPREFKEMQIDTSGELSGVGIQLSLDKDSKELTVVSPIEGSPASRAGVMPKDVITAIDGKSTKGMTTEDAVKLIRGKAGSTVTLQLRRNGKLLDTPLVRARIELHAVDTQVNTSADGTKIGYIRLKQFNANAAKDMAQALKDLEKEQVQGYVLDLRSNPGGLLVASIAIARQWLNEGVIVSTKTRDGIQDTKRAVGRALTERPLVVLVNEGSASASEILSGALQDNHRAVLVGETTFGKGLVQSVRGLIDGSGMTVTIAKYLTPSGRDIHKHGIDPDVRAKLSAREIQSLRLEDLGTQKDSQYRVAESTLLKQVKAAGSLTKSRAYNPSSANVPAALAAPVQ; encoded by the coding sequence ATGACTCAGCCACGCGGCCTGTTGCTTGTTCTGGCCGGTGCCGGCGCAGTCGGGGCGATCTGCTTGCCTCCCCTGCTGATGCCCAGTTCGGCATCGCTGGTGAGCGATAGCCCGAAGGAAGTCATTGATCAGACCTGGCAGATCGTCTTCCGGGACTATCTCGATACCAACGGCAAATACACCACCGACAAGTGGAAGGACCTGCGTCGTCAGGTTCTCTCCAAGAGTTACGGCAGCACCAAGGAGAGCTACGAGGCCATCCGTGGCATGTTGGCCACCCTGGATGACCCCTACACGCGCTTCCTCGATCCGCGTGAGTTCAAGGAGATGCAGATCGACACCTCTGGGGAACTCTCCGGGGTCGGCATCCAGCTGAGCCTTGATAAGGACAGCAAAGAACTCACCGTTGTCAGTCCGATTGAAGGATCTCCGGCCTCCCGCGCCGGGGTGATGCCCAAGGACGTCATCACCGCGATTGACGGCAAGAGCACCAAGGGGATGACGACCGAGGATGCGGTCAAGTTGATTCGCGGCAAGGCTGGCAGCACCGTGACCCTGCAGCTCCGCCGCAACGGCAAGCTGCTGGATACGCCCCTGGTGCGTGCACGCATTGAGCTCCATGCGGTCGACACCCAGGTCAACACCAGTGCCGATGGCACCAAGATTGGCTACATCCGCCTGAAGCAGTTCAACGCCAATGCCGCCAAGGACATGGCGCAGGCGTTGAAGGATCTGGAGAAGGAGCAGGTTCAGGGCTACGTGCTCGATCTGCGCAGTAACCCCGGTGGCCTGCTGGTGGCGAGCATCGCCATTGCCCGCCAATGGCTCAATGAGGGGGTCATCGTCTCCACCAAGACCCGCGATGGCATCCAGGACACCAAGCGGGCGGTGGGCCGCGCCCTGACCGAGCGTCCCTTGGTGGTGCTGGTGAATGAGGGTTCAGCCAGTGCCAGCGAAATCCTCTCCGGTGCTCTGCAGGACAACCACCGCGCTGTGTTGGTGGGGGAGACCACCTTCGGCAAGGGTCTGGTCCAATCGGTTCGCGGCCTGATCGATGGATCAGGAATGACCGTGACGATCGCCAAGTACCTCACCCCAAGCGGTCGCGATATCCATAAGCACGGCATTGATCCCGATGTGCGCGCCAAGCTCAGCGCTCGCGAGATCCAGAGCCTGCGGCTGGAGGATCTGGGCACCCAGAAGGACAGTCAATACCGTGTGGCTGAATCGACCCTGCTCAAGCAGGTCAAGGCCGCCGGCAGCCTGACGAAGTCACGTGCCTACAACCCCAGCAGTGCCAATGTCCCAGCGGCGCTGGCGGCTCCCGTTCAGTAA